In the bacterium genome, one interval contains:
- the cas2_1 gene encoding CRISPR-associated endoribonuclease Cas2, which yields MWLFAMFDLPVETKTDRRNYTKFRKALLAEGFMMLQFSVYAIYCASDEVSEKYRRRVRSELPPAGQVRLVAITDLQFGKMDIFFGKSREKPEDSPSQLVLF from the coding sequence ATGTGGCTCTTTGCAATGTTTGACCTGCCGGTGGAAACCAAGACCGATCGTCGGAACTACACGAAGTTTCGCAAGGCCCTCCTGGCGGAAGGCTTCATGATGTTGCAGTTCTCGGTCTACGCGATATACTGCGCCAGTGATGAAGTCTCGGAGAAATATCGTCGCCGGGTCCGGAGTGAGCTGCCGCCTGCTGGCCAGGTCCGCCTGGTGGCGATCACTGATCTGCAGTTCGGGAAGATGGACATCTTTTTCGGAAAATCGCGCGAAAAACCCGAAGATAGCCCCTCCCAACTGGTCCTTTTTTGA